Within the Comamonadaceae bacterium OTU4NAUVB1 genome, the region GGCCGCTCCGTGCGGATCCGCAAGCTGGCCAGCGAACTGGCCGAACAGCAGCGGATGAAGGAGCGCTGGCAGCTCGAGGTGGCGGCGATGCTCTCGCAGATCGGGCACGCCACGCTCCCGCCCCAGGTCGCGGAGAAGGCGTACTACGGCCTGCCGCTGTCGGCCGAGGAGGACCGGCTGATCCAGGGCCTGCCGGTGCTGGTGGAAAGGCTGCTGGCCCACATCCCGCGCCTGGAGACGGTACTGGCCATCCTGCGCAACCACCCCGTCGGCCACGACGGCGCGTTCGATGCCCGCGGGCTCGCCCCCGCCGACGTGCCGGTCGCGCGCCAGGGCGCGGGCATGCTGCGCCTGGCCATCGACTTCGACATCCTGGAGTCGGCCGACAACGGAACGCCCTTCGACGTCGTGCTGGGCACCCTGCGGCGGCGTGGCGGCACCTACGCCCCGGGCCTGCTCGACGCGCTGGAGGCGGTGCGCGGCGCCGAGGCGGCGCCCGACGTCCAGCACCTCACCCTGCACGAACTCGACGTCGGCATGGTCTTCGCGGAGGACATCAAGACCCCCGCCGGGGTGCTGCTGGTGGCGCGCGGCTACCAGATCACGGCGCGGGTGCTCGAGCGCATCCAGGATTTCTCGACGGTCGGCGGGACGCAGGTCCGCTGGGCGGTCTTTCGCTAGGCCGGCACGGGCGGACCATGCGCGCGGCGCGGGGTCCGCGGCCCGGTGGCTTCCGGATCAGTCCCGTGGCGCGTCGTCGCGCGTCAGGCGGGCCATCACGTCGCCACCCCGGCGCGGTGGCAGCGCATCGCCCTGCCCGGGCAGGTCCAGCAGCAGGTAGGACGCGACCGCGCGCAGGCGCGGCGCGTAGGTGCGTCGCAGCCGCGCGAAGCGCTCGGCGCCGGACGCATCGCCGCGCCAAGCGGGCCACGTCGCGCGCAGGGCCGGGGCCAGCCCGGCGTCCCACGCCATCGGGTCGCCCGCTTCCGGCGTCCATCCGGGCCCATCCGGCGGCGCCACCGCGACCTCCAGCGATTCCGTCACCACCCCGAGCGCGCGCCGGGCGGCCGCGAAGGTGGCCTCGGCCTGGGGCGGACCGCCGGCCTCGTCGCCCGCGATCAGCAGCGCGCAGACGTCCATCAGCACGGCCAGCGCGGCCAGCCACGAATGGCCCTCGTGCTGGGACCGGTAGAACGCCAGCATCGGATAGGCCGCGTGGCTCTCGACCAGGTCGCCGGCCCACAACTCCCACTCGCGCAGCCATGCGACGAGCGCGTCGGGATCGGCCACCGCCGCGTGCCACGCCACCAGGGCCGCCACCGTGGGCGGCGTGCCGGCGCGCGCGGCCAGGTCGACGAGCTGGTAGTCGCGCCGCGAGAAGTGCTGGTAGAGCACCGGCAGGTAGGAGATCGTCAGCGCGATGAAGCCGAAACCGGTGCCGGCTTCCACGATGACCAGCAGGCGCCCGGTCGTGTGGTGCGGCACCACGTCGCCGTAGCCCAGGGTGAAGAAGGCGTCGCCGCTCACGCCCATGGCCTGCGCCAGCGTCATCGACGGCTCGCCGCCCAGCAGCTGCTGCAGCGCCCAGTGCAGCAGCCCGAAGCCGAACATCAGCAGGATGGCCCAGGCGCTGAAGAGCGCCACCATCGACAGCGGCCCGAACACGCCGGCGAAGTCCTCGCGCTGGCGTCCCGGCCGCAGCCGGCGCGCCAGCCCGGCCCACGCGGCCCATGCGAGCGTGAAGAACACCCGGTTGATGCGCCAGCGGCGGCGCACCGGGCGCGGCAGCAGCACGACCTCGAAGGCGTCGAGCAGCGTGAGCGTGACCAGGACCAGCCCGACGAGCGCGCCGAACCAGGCCATGGTCCTCAGGCGCCCTGCCCGCCGCGCCGCGCCATGTGCATCTGGTGCAGCGTGATCTTGCGCACCTCGGCCTGGCTGGTCTCGATGTGGGCGCGCAGCAGCATGGCGGCCTGGTCGCCGCGATGGGCGCGCACGGCCCCGAGGATCTTGGCGTGCTCGTCGTAGGTGGCGTCGATGCGCGGCTGCTGCGTGAAGTCGAGCCGGCGGATGATGCGGATGCGCTCGGTCACCTCGCGGTGCACCCGCGCCATCTCGGCATTGCCCGCGGCGGCGACGAGCGCGCAGTGGAAGTCCTCGTCCCACTGCGCGACCTGCGCGGTGGCGCCGCTGCGTTCGGCCACGGGCACCAGCCAGATGGCGGCCAGACCGTCGAGCCGCGCGTGGTCGATGCGGCGGTCGGTCTCGCACAGGCGGTGCACGGCGGTGGTCTCCAGCACCATGCGCAGGTCGTAGAACTGCTCGAACTGGTCGAAGTCGAACGGCAGCACGCGCCAGCCGCTGCGGAACAGCACCTCGACGAAACCTTCCTGCTGCAGCCTGAACAGCGCCTGGCGCACCGGCGTGCGCGACACGCCCAGGCGCTCGCCGATCTCGTTCTCGGTGAAGCGGTCGCCCGGCACGAGCCTGAATTCGGCGATGTCGCGCTTGAGCTGCGCGTGCACCTCGTCGGCCCGCGTGCGGAAGACGGCGACTTCGGCGGGGGCTGCGGAGAGGGGGGCGAGCGCGGACACGGCAGCGATGTTAGTCCCGCAGCGCCGCCATCAGCGCCGCGCCCGAGGCCGTCCAGCCGACGATGCCGCCCTGCGCGCGGATCATCTCCAGCGTGGCGGCCTTGAAGGCGGGAAAGTAGCTCTCGGTGCAGTCCTCCAGCAGCAGCCCCTCGTAGCCCCGGTCGTTGGCCTCGCGCATGCTGGTCTGCACGCAGACCTCGGTGGTCACGCCGCCGAACACCAGGTGCGTGATGCCGCGCGCGCGCAGGGTCTCGTGCAGGCCGGTGGCGTGGAACATGCCCTTGCCGGGCTTGTCGACCACCAGTTCGCCCTCCACGGGCGCCAGCGCGTCGATGATCCGGCTGCCCGGCTCGCCGCGCACCAGGACGCGGCC harbors:
- a CDS encoding GntR family transcriptional regulator; translation: MSALAPLSAAPAEVAVFRTRADEVHAQLKRDIAEFRLVPGDRFTENEIGERLGVSRTPVRQALFRLQQEGFVEVLFRSGWRVLPFDFDQFEQFYDLRMVLETTAVHRLCETDRRIDHARLDGLAAIWLVPVAERSGATAQVAQWDEDFHCALVAAAGNAEMARVHREVTERIRIIRRLDFTQQPRIDATYDEHAKILGAVRAHRGDQAAMLLRAHIETSQAEVRKITLHQMHMARRGGQGA
- a CDS encoding potassium channel family protein, translated to MAWFGALVGLVLVTLTLLDAFEVVLLPRPVRRRWRINRVFFTLAWAAWAGLARRLRPGRQREDFAGVFGPLSMVALFSAWAILLMFGFGLLHWALQQLLGGEPSMTLAQAMGVSGDAFFTLGYGDVVPHHTTGRLLVIVEAGTGFGFIALTISYLPVLYQHFSRRDYQLVDLAARAGTPPTVAALVAWHAAVADPDALVAWLREWELWAGDLVESHAAYPMLAFYRSQHEGHSWLAALAVLMDVCALLIAGDEAGGPPQAEATFAAARRALGVVTESLEVAVAPPDGPGWTPEAGDPMAWDAGLAPALRATWPAWRGDASGAERFARLRRTYAPRLRAVASYLLLDLPGQGDALPPRRGGDVMARLTRDDAPRD
- a CDS encoding cysteine hydrolase; translation: MRIDDARPFPYEFDLARTALVLIDMQRDFIEPGGFGASLGNDVSLLEAIVPATRAVLHAWRRAGGWVVHTREAHLSDLSDCPPAKRDRGHPTLRIGDVGPMGRVLVRGEPGSRIIDALAPVEGELVVDKPGKGMFHATGLHETLRARGITHLVFGGVTTEVCVQTSMREANDRGYEGLLLEDCTESYFPAFKAATLEMIRAQGGIVGWTASGAALMAALRD
- a CDS encoding response regulator is translated as MNPATKPHILCVDDEPQVLESLRLNLRRTCTVSTATSGAEALALLAPESDVAVIVSDMRMPSMNGAVFLAQARVKAPDAVRLLLTGQSDIDSAIAAVNDGQIFRFLSKPCAPTVLLEAVASAVAQHRLVTAERVLLQQTLHGSIQALTEMLAMVNPIAFGRSVRIRKLASELAEQQRMKERWQLEVAAMLSQIGHATLPPQVAEKAYYGLPLSAEEDRLIQGLPVLVERLLAHIPRLETVLAILRNHPVGHDGAFDARGLAPADVPVARQGAGMLRLAIDFDILESADNGTPFDVVLGTLRRRGGTYAPGLLDALEAVRGAEAAPDVQHLTLHELDVGMVFAEDIKTPAGVLLVARGYQITARVLERIQDFSTVGGTQVRWAVFR